In a genomic window of Mycolicibacterium neoaurum VKM Ac-1815D:
- a CDS encoding lipase family protein, whose translation MYAALAPFAVPIGLAVVNTLPGPGGPPTPIPSADLNVGGPGSLVSATTMPGVTRRVEARNMHAARVLYRSTSGDSGAPTVVSGSVFTPLGDPPPGGWRVVAIGHGTVGIDEPCAPSLSDTMLGALAFVTPFIDRGYAVAVPDYQGLGAKGIHPYLDAKTAGLNMIDSVRALRHTFADVSGTWMAFGHSQGGAATWAADEQAGVYAPELHLLGAVAAAPAADVSGFVDKALAGTLTSDQLLAMPVIVEALARVHTDLNRDDFRGGAATENWSVLTACQAPEIYQRGAAAEQLRPEDVAPRNGVAADRLRQLLRAWALPQRALSAPMSVWYGGADTLVDAAWTADAIKRACALGGTVTVQFEPDKGHAEVDLVSQLNWMATRFADQPVRNDC comes from the coding sequence GTGTACGCGGCGTTGGCGCCGTTCGCCGTGCCGATCGGACTCGCGGTCGTCAACACCCTTCCCGGCCCTGGCGGTCCGCCCACCCCCATCCCGTCGGCGGATCTGAACGTCGGCGGACCGGGATCGTTGGTGTCGGCCACGACCATGCCCGGTGTGACCCGCCGCGTGGAGGCCCGCAACATGCACGCCGCCCGCGTGCTGTACCGGTCCACCTCCGGCGATTCCGGGGCACCCACCGTGGTGTCCGGGTCGGTGTTCACGCCGCTGGGCGACCCGCCGCCGGGCGGTTGGCGGGTGGTCGCGATCGGGCACGGCACCGTCGGTATCGACGAGCCGTGCGCGCCATCGCTCTCGGACACCATGTTGGGCGCGCTGGCGTTCGTGACGCCGTTCATCGATCGCGGCTACGCCGTCGCGGTGCCCGACTACCAGGGGTTGGGCGCCAAGGGGATTCATCCCTATCTCGATGCCAAGACCGCCGGGCTGAACATGATCGACAGTGTCCGCGCGTTGCGGCACACCTTCGCCGACGTCTCGGGAACCTGGATGGCTTTCGGACACTCCCAGGGCGGAGCCGCCACCTGGGCGGCCGACGAGCAGGCGGGCGTGTACGCACCCGAACTGCACCTGCTCGGGGCGGTGGCGGCCGCTCCGGCCGCCGATGTCAGCGGGTTCGTCGACAAGGCGCTGGCGGGCACCCTGACCTCAGATCAGCTGTTGGCGATGCCCGTCATCGTCGAGGCGCTGGCCCGCGTGCATACCGATCTGAACCGCGACGATTTCCGGGGCGGGGCGGCCACCGAGAACTGGTCGGTGCTGACAGCATGCCAGGCGCCCGAGATCTACCAGCGCGGTGCGGCCGCCGAGCAGCTGCGGCCCGAGGACGTGGCACCGCGCAACGGGGTGGCCGCCGATCGGTTGCGCCAGTTGTTGCGCGCCTGGGCGTTGCCGCAGCGGGCGCTGTCGGCGCCGATGTCGGTCTGGTACGGCGGTGCCGATACATTGGTCGACGCAGCATGGACCGCCGACGCGATCAAACGCGCATGTGCCTTGGGTGGCACGGTGACGGTCCAGTTCGAGCCGGACAAGGGGCACGCGGAGGTTGACCTGGTGAGCCAGTTGAACTGGATGGCAACGAGATTCGCCGATCAACCGGTGCGCAATGACTGCTGA
- a CDS encoding YveK family protein, which produces MRAPVDVPRARDYLTILARGWVIILLATLLAPGAAYVVQKLTFDKGYTASALLFAQVAGDPGTYSAYAGGLGANARMATYSSLAQSRVISQRAIDETGLPMTAEQLAASTTATWEPYGINRFGMPSSVLLRVTVSGADPDQTVTAVNALAVNLAKLSGELEWIQAEPTDAIQYTGPVAQLVPVDAAAAAHKVQPDVTNTLIIAAGVGFALSAVLVLAVGIARDNVLTRGQLVDVVNGTMST; this is translated from the coding sequence TTGAGGGCGCCGGTCGACGTCCCGCGGGCTCGGGACTATCTGACGATCCTGGCCAGGGGCTGGGTCATCATCCTGCTCGCCACGCTGCTGGCCCCCGGCGCGGCCTATGTTGTGCAGAAACTGACCTTCGATAAGGGCTACACCGCGTCGGCGCTGCTGTTCGCCCAGGTCGCAGGCGATCCCGGGACCTACTCCGCCTACGCGGGCGGGCTCGGTGCCAACGCCCGCATGGCCACGTACTCCTCGCTGGCCCAGTCGCGGGTGATCAGCCAGCGCGCCATCGACGAGACCGGCCTGCCGATGACCGCCGAGCAACTGGCCGCCAGCACCACCGCCACCTGGGAGCCCTACGGCATCAACCGATTCGGCATGCCCAGCTCGGTGCTGCTGCGGGTGACCGTCTCCGGTGCCGACCCCGATCAGACCGTCACGGCCGTCAATGCGCTGGCGGTCAATCTGGCCAAGCTCTCCGGGGAGCTGGAGTGGATCCAGGCCGAACCCACCGACGCCATCCAGTACACCGGTCCGGTCGCCCAACTCGTGCCCGTCGACGCCGCCGCGGCCGCCCACAAGGTGCAACCCGATGTCACCAACACCCTGATCATCGCCGCTGGGGTCGGTTTCGCGCTCAGCGCGGTGCTCGTGCTGGCCGTCGGTATCGCTCGCGACAACGTGCTGACCCGCGGCCAACTGGTCGACGTCGTCAACGGCACGATGTCCACTTGA
- a CDS encoding lipase family protein: MRRNLLIGGALAAVLVLVAGVTVAVSPTVRQQLGLSDPPAAAARAEPIPGADLSGTGPGSLISAMTMPEFSRSPQGSQISAARVVYRSTDGDTGVPTEVSGSVFIPRGSPPAGGWPVVAFGHGTVGIDEPCAPSLSATLLGMTDWVVKLTDLGFAVAFADFQGLGAPGVHPYLDSRTAGLNMIDSVRALRHTFDDVSDRWAALGGSQGGGAVWAVGEQAGTYAPDMLPSGVLALAPVADVAGLVDKAVDATLTKEQGAALILIIESLARLHPDIDRDDYRHGVAAAQWDTLIACSGAAVHDREGFIDQLKPDDLSPTSPAAADRLRGYLKAWALPQQRLAVPLSVVYGGRDEYIDPPWTEAAIAQACALGGNVVADFQPDKGHGDLDVADQLGWLSERLAGQPAASGCA, translated from the coding sequence ATGCGTCGCAATCTGCTGATCGGCGGTGCACTGGCGGCCGTGCTGGTTCTCGTCGCCGGTGTGACCGTCGCCGTATCGCCGACCGTCCGCCAACAGCTGGGCCTGTCCGACCCGCCCGCGGCCGCCGCCCGAGCGGAGCCGATTCCGGGAGCCGATCTGTCCGGGACCGGTCCGGGATCACTGATCAGCGCGATGACGATGCCGGAGTTCAGTCGCAGCCCGCAGGGCTCGCAGATCAGCGCCGCGCGCGTCGTGTACCGATCCACCGACGGAGACACTGGGGTACCCACCGAGGTGTCGGGGTCGGTCTTCATCCCGCGCGGGAGCCCGCCGGCGGGCGGCTGGCCCGTCGTCGCGTTCGGGCACGGCACCGTCGGTATCGACGAGCCGTGCGCGCCCTCGCTGTCGGCGACGCTGCTCGGGATGACCGATTGGGTGGTCAAACTCACCGATCTCGGTTTCGCGGTCGCGTTCGCCGATTTCCAGGGCCTGGGTGCGCCCGGGGTGCACCCCTACCTGGATTCCCGGACGGCGGGTCTGAACATGATCGACTCGGTGCGCGCGTTGCGTCACACCTTCGATGACGTGTCGGACCGTTGGGCCGCTCTCGGCGGCTCCCAGGGCGGCGGCGCCGTCTGGGCGGTCGGCGAGCAGGCCGGTACCTACGCCCCGGACATGCTGCCCAGCGGCGTGCTGGCACTGGCGCCGGTGGCCGATGTCGCCGGGTTGGTCGACAAGGCCGTCGACGCGACGCTGACCAAGGAGCAGGGCGCGGCGCTGATCCTGATCATCGAGTCGCTGGCCCGCCTGCACCCGGACATCGATCGCGACGACTACCGCCACGGCGTGGCGGCGGCCCAATGGGACACCCTGATCGCCTGTTCCGGCGCGGCGGTGCATGATCGCGAGGGATTCATCGATCAGCTCAAACCCGATGACCTGTCGCCCACCTCACCGGCGGCCGCCGATCGGTTGCGCGGGTACCTGAAGGCATGGGCGCTGCCGCAGCAGCGGCTGGCGGTCCCGCTGTCGGTCGTCTACGGGGGCAGGGACGAATACATCGATCCGCCGTGGACCGAGGCCGCGATTGCGCAGGCGTGTGCACTGGGTGGCAACGTGGTCGCCGATTTCCAGCCCGACAAGGGGCATGGCGATCTCGACGTCGCCGATCAGCTCGGCTGGCTCAGCGAGCGCCTTGCCGGGCAGCCGGCGGCCTCCGGGTGCGCCTGA
- a CDS encoding acyltransferase family protein, with protein sequence MTDTNAARGEAPAPAIESQVVASSPTQTRIIGLDGIRGLGCLAVVVGHVALAYSPVTHDKAFLGVLGLALILFFVLSGFLLFLPYIRRLTKDRSAAAMPDTKQYALHRIFRVFPGYLVIFLICNYLLQVAYVENSAIQPHGTDAGTGMITDPWELLANLTLTQTYFPDYVQTGISPSWSLTLEIAFYASLPLLGLLLFTLRRRTDVMPLVLACLAPVILLTIGVVGRLFAPMVFAATGADTVTMQNWGPTWAAVFMRCFLTNADLFAYGMFAAIIYVAIEQGVFSAPAAKRIYLLCFPLLMVSFVGALALTFAGTVFATAGIGFVSAVFIAIVVFPLARGRDSRLARFLDAKPFYFVGLISLSVYLWHYPILLLLGRYGLAAGDSWGGMLRNVAVVAIVTIVVATITYYTVERPGLDLVKRFRKR encoded by the coding sequence ATGACAGATACCAACGCGGCACGCGGTGAGGCGCCTGCGCCGGCCATCGAGTCCCAGGTGGTCGCCAGCTCACCGACCCAGACCCGGATCATCGGGCTGGACGGCATACGCGGTCTGGGTTGCCTCGCAGTCGTCGTCGGCCATGTGGCGTTGGCCTACTCGCCGGTCACCCACGACAAGGCGTTCCTGGGCGTGCTCGGCCTGGCGCTCATCCTGTTCTTCGTCCTCAGCGGTTTCCTGCTCTTCCTGCCCTATATCCGGCGGCTCACCAAAGACCGGTCGGCGGCCGCGATGCCCGACACCAAGCAGTACGCGCTGCACCGGATCTTCCGGGTGTTCCCCGGCTATCTGGTGATCTTCCTGATCTGTAATTACCTGCTGCAGGTGGCCTACGTCGAGAACTCGGCGATCCAGCCGCACGGCACCGACGCGGGCACCGGGATGATCACCGACCCGTGGGAACTGCTGGCCAACCTGACGCTCACCCAGACCTATTTCCCGGACTATGTGCAGACCGGGATCAGTCCGTCCTGGTCGCTGACCCTGGAGATCGCGTTCTACGCGTCGTTGCCGCTGCTTGGTCTGCTGTTGTTCACACTGCGCAGGCGCACCGACGTCATGCCGCTGGTGCTGGCCTGTCTCGCACCGGTCATCCTGCTGACGATCGGTGTGGTGGGGCGGCTGTTCGCGCCGATGGTGTTCGCCGCGACCGGCGCCGACACCGTGACGATGCAGAACTGGGGACCAACCTGGGCCGCGGTGTTCATGCGCTGTTTCTTGACCAATGCCGACCTGTTCGCCTACGGCATGTTCGCGGCCATCATCTATGTGGCGATCGAGCAGGGCGTGTTCTCGGCACCGGCGGCCAAGCGGATCTATCTGCTGTGCTTCCCGCTGCTGATGGTGTCGTTTGTCGGTGCCCTGGCGCTGACCTTCGCAGGCACCGTATTCGCCACCGCCGGAATCGGTTTCGTCTCCGCGGTGTTCATCGCGATCGTGGTGTTCCCGTTGGCGCGCGGCAGGGATTCGCGGTTGGCCAGGTTCCTCGACGCCAAACCGTTCTACTTCGTCGGGCTGATCTCGCTGTCGGTCTACCTGTGGCACTACCCGATCCTGTTGCTGCTTGGCCGCTACGGTCTGGCCGCCGGCGACTCGTGGGGCGGGATGCTGCGTAACGTGGCAGTGGTGGCCATCGTGACGATCGTCGTGGCGACGATCACCTACTACACCGTCGAACGTCCGGGGCTGGACCTCGTCAAGCGGTTCCGGAAGCGTTGA
- a CDS encoding P-loop NTPase, which translates to MAVGDYLRIFRRFWWVVLLATLIGVAVGYATMFMSTTQYSSTTRLFVTTQSGTSVGDAYQNNLFSQERVFSYAGLATSDQVAARAIAQLKAPISVDELRAKITAMPLPQTVLLDITATDPDPAAAQRYANAVADQLVNVTAELETSRRGGEAAAAAVLVDDASYGTKVESMGLPIRLAAGAVGGLVLGVLVAVLLGISDSKVRRRERIEDVTGVPLLGTLVADAHDRTGVIDLEAGGLAVERLRELRTNVQFARNAHGQHPRVIAVTSPSPQDGRSTTAIDLAASFAEAGHSVVLVDGDLVKPDLPELLALDSAAVKQAGTKGFSTLLAGQHDLSESLIEVPGSRVALLPAGPVPSVRRDLWGDQRTSRVLELLRGHFEYVIIDTPPLTKYADGTVPAALGDGALVLGRIGHTKASALRQGVTALQTAHATVLGVVATFEPGHRRELSADRKHGGAAAGSAKTGDARDTDDETAKAESPASAKR; encoded by the coding sequence TTGGCCGTCGGTGATTACCTGCGAATCTTTCGCCGGTTCTGGTGGGTAGTCCTGCTGGCAACGCTCATAGGTGTTGCTGTGGGGTACGCCACCATGTTCATGTCGACGACGCAGTACTCCTCGACAACCCGGTTGTTCGTCACCACCCAGAGCGGTACCTCGGTCGGTGACGCCTACCAGAACAACCTGTTCTCCCAGGAACGGGTGTTCTCCTATGCCGGGCTGGCCACCAGCGACCAGGTCGCGGCGCGGGCCATCGCCCAGCTCAAGGCGCCGATCTCGGTCGACGAACTGCGCGCCAAGATCACCGCGATGCCGCTGCCGCAGACCGTGCTGCTCGACATCACCGCCACCGATCCCGATCCGGCGGCCGCTCAGCGCTACGCCAACGCGGTGGCCGACCAACTGGTCAATGTGACCGCCGAGCTGGAGACCTCCCGCCGCGGTGGTGAGGCCGCCGCTGCCGCCGTGCTGGTCGACGACGCCAGCTACGGCACCAAGGTCGAGTCGATGGGTTTGCCCATCCGGTTGGCCGCGGGCGCGGTCGGCGGTCTGGTACTCGGCGTGCTGGTGGCGGTTCTGCTCGGCATCTCCGACAGCAAGGTCCGTCGCCGCGAGCGCATCGAGGACGTCACGGGTGTGCCTTTGCTGGGCACCCTGGTCGCCGACGCACACGACCGCACCGGGGTCATCGACCTGGAAGCCGGGGGACTGGCGGTCGAACGGCTGCGCGAACTGCGCACCAACGTCCAGTTCGCCCGCAACGCCCACGGCCAGCACCCGCGTGTCATCGCCGTGACCAGCCCGTCCCCGCAGGACGGCCGCTCGACCACCGCGATCGACCTGGCGGCCTCCTTCGCCGAGGCCGGGCACTCCGTGGTGCTGGTCGACGGTGACCTGGTCAAGCCGGATCTGCCCGAGTTGTTGGCCCTCGACAGTGCCGCGGTCAAGCAGGCAGGCACCAAGGGGTTCAGCACCCTGTTGGCCGGCCAGCACGATCTGTCCGAGTCGCTGATCGAGGTGCCCGGGTCGCGGGTCGCGCTGTTGCCCGCCGGGCCGGTGCCGTCGGTGCGCCGCGATCTGTGGGGAGATCAGCGCACCTCGCGAGTACTGGAGCTGCTGCGCGGGCACTTCGAGTACGTGATCATCGACACACCGCCGCTGACCAAATACGCCGACGGGACGGTGCCCGCCGCGCTCGGCGACGGTGCGCTGGTGCTGGGTCGCATCGGTCACACCAAGGCCTCGGCGTTGCGTCAGGGTGTGACCGCGCTGCAGACCGCGCACGCCACCGTCCTCGGTGTCGTCGCCACCTTCGAACCCGGGCACCGGCGGGAGCTGTCCGCCGACCGCAAGCACGGTGGGGCGGCGGCGGGATCGGCCAAGACCGGCGATGCGCGCGATACCGACGACGAGACCGCCAAGGCCGAGTCCCCGGCCTCGGCCAAGAGGTAG
- a CDS encoding biotin--[acetyl-CoA-carboxylase] ligase, which produces MTAERIALDAAALRAGLAAPWQRLDVVDETGSTNADLIARAATEPIAGAVLLAEHQAAGRGRGGRVWEAVPRGLVIVSVGISTAGVPEQQWGLVPLLAGVAVVDTMAAIGITAGLKWPNDVQVGGAKIAGILAEVASPQPVVVLGIGLNVAVSPDELGQANATSIQILGGPTDRTEIARILLQQLGSRITAWQAGGGAALLADYRTRSATLGRSVRALLPGGREIAGTATGVDEQGRLCIDTGAGTEVVAAADIVHLRPLSGEVFE; this is translated from the coding sequence ATGACTGCTGAACGAATCGCCCTCGACGCCGCGGCGCTACGGGCAGGCCTGGCCGCACCCTGGCAGCGTCTCGACGTCGTCGACGAGACCGGGTCCACCAACGCCGACCTGATCGCCCGTGCCGCCACCGAACCGATCGCCGGTGCGGTGCTACTTGCCGAGCATCAGGCCGCCGGTCGCGGCCGTGGCGGACGCGTCTGGGAGGCGGTGCCCCGCGGGCTGGTCATCGTGTCGGTGGGCATCTCCACCGCCGGAGTCCCCGAACAGCAATGGGGCCTGGTGCCGCTGCTGGCGGGCGTCGCGGTGGTGGACACGATGGCTGCCATCGGTATCACCGCGGGTTTGAAGTGGCCCAACGACGTCCAGGTCGGGGGAGCAAAGATCGCGGGCATCCTGGCCGAGGTCGCCTCGCCGCAGCCGGTGGTGGTGTTGGGGATCGGGTTGAACGTGGCCGTCAGCCCCGATGAGCTCGGCCAGGCCAATGCCACCTCGATCCAGATTCTCGGGGGTCCCACCGACCGGACCGAGATCGCACGCATCCTGCTGCAGCAGTTGGGCTCTCGGATCACGGCATGGCAGGCCGGCGGCGGTGCCGCGCTGCTGGCCGACTATCGGACGCGCTCGGCAACCCTGGGACGATCCGTGCGCGCACTGCTGCCGGGCGGCCGCGAGATCGCGGGCACCGCGACGGGCGTCGACGAGCAGGGTCGATTGTGTATCGACACCGGGGCGGGCACCGAGGTGGTCGCTGCGGCCGATATTGTGCATTTGCGCCCGTTGTCCGGTGAGGTGTTTGAGTAG
- a CDS encoding sugar transferase, producing MTLTDPAPVRDHDGLLWQRRYGRALLITDIVVVGTAMACAQMVRLGRPVTDFDPLTKYFGLLSVIFGLIWLGLLAAYRTRSPRIVGAGMEEYRRVLSATLSTISVVAVTLMIFRPEYARGYLALAFPLGLVFLFVGRSACRRVLSWYRKRGQCITSVVAVGNAAAVRSLVQSLERSWGYGYSVVGVCLTGRSGGGTLDVPGVGPLPILGDEHQVEEAIAKVNADTVALTTTEHLGPDGVRELSWDLDRLGVDLVVSPGMVDVAGPRLTMRPVAGLPLIHVEKPQYSGTKKLQKRAFDIFVSVSVLLAAFPLLLVSAIAIKLTSRGPIFYLSERIGLDGKPFQMIKLRTMVVDADKMVAGLAELNEMDGGVLFKIRQDPRVTSVGRILRRYSIDELPQFINVLKKEMSVVGPRPPLPSEADAYTDQVRRRLLVLPGITGLWQVSGRADLSWDDSVRLDLSYVENWSISSDLLIAVKTVRTVLGGTGAY from the coding sequence GTGACCCTGACGGACCCGGCGCCCGTTCGAGATCACGATGGGTTGCTGTGGCAGCGGCGGTACGGTCGTGCGCTGCTCATCACCGACATCGTGGTGGTCGGGACGGCGATGGCGTGCGCGCAGATGGTTCGGCTGGGTCGGCCGGTCACCGACTTCGACCCGCTCACCAAGTACTTCGGATTGCTCTCGGTCATCTTCGGTCTCATCTGGTTGGGTTTGCTGGCCGCGTACCGCACCCGCTCGCCCCGGATCGTCGGCGCCGGCATGGAGGAGTACCGCCGGGTCCTGTCGGCCACGTTGTCCACCATCAGCGTGGTGGCTGTCACCCTGATGATCTTCCGGCCGGAATATGCACGCGGATACCTGGCGCTGGCGTTTCCGCTCGGTCTGGTGTTCCTGTTCGTCGGCCGCAGCGCGTGCCGGCGGGTGCTGTCCTGGTACCGCAAGCGCGGGCAGTGCATCACCTCGGTCGTCGCCGTCGGTAATGCCGCGGCGGTGCGCAGCCTGGTGCAGTCCCTGGAACGGTCCTGGGGTTACGGCTACTCGGTGGTCGGTGTCTGCCTCACCGGCCGCTCCGGTGGCGGCACCCTCGATGTCCCCGGTGTCGGGCCGCTGCCCATCCTCGGTGACGAGCATCAGGTCGAAGAGGCCATCGCCAAGGTCAATGCCGATACCGTGGCGCTCACCACGACCGAACACCTCGGCCCCGATGGTGTCCGCGAGCTGTCCTGGGATCTGGACCGCCTGGGCGTCGACCTGGTCGTATCGCCGGGGATGGTCGACGTGGCCGGACCGCGGCTGACCATGCGCCCGGTCGCCGGCCTCCCGCTCATCCACGTCGAGAAGCCGCAGTACAGCGGAACCAAGAAGCTGCAGAAGCGTGCCTTCGACATCTTCGTCTCGGTCAGCGTGCTGCTGGCGGCGTTCCCGCTGCTGCTGGTGAGTGCCATTGCCATCAAGCTGACCAGCCGTGGACCGATCTTCTACCTGTCCGAGCGGATCGGACTGGACGGCAAGCCGTTCCAGATGATCAAGCTGCGCACCATGGTGGTGGACGCGGACAAGATGGTGGCCGGCCTCGCCGAGCTCAACGAGATGGACGGCGGGGTGTTATTCAAGATCCGCCAGGATCCGCGCGTCACCTCCGTCGGCAGGATCCTGCGTCGGTACAGCATCGACGAGCTGCCGCAGTTCATCAACGTGCTGAAGAAGGAAATGAGTGTCGTCGGGCCGCGGCCGCCGCTGCCCAGTGAGGCCGATGCCTACACCGACCAGGTGCGGCGTCGGTTGCTCGTGCTGCCGGGCATCACCGGGCTCTGGCAGGTCAGCGGTCGGGCGGATCTGTCCTGGGACGACTCCGTGCGATTGGATCTGTCCTACGTCGAGAACTGGTCCATCAGCAGCGATCTGCTGATCGCGGTCAAGACCGTGCGCACCGTGCTCGGCGGTACCGGCGCCTACTGA
- a CDS encoding lipase family protein has translation MPKKMLASSVLAVALVVAGCAGPQTPPPGPQATEIQLPADYSADGPGALVSATRLPTVDRRLLRITSIAARISYNSTSGVDGSPQVVTGSVFVPDGTPPEGGWPTIVFGHGTTGVLSECGPSLSPTLLGSVDAIRALVTLGYVMVVPDYQGLGNTNSYHPYLDATTAGYNMVDAASAAKHLVPDMSDRWVAFGVSQGGQASWAANEVFNTYGARDTRLLGSVSVSPAADITGLADMAAAGTLSAQQRIAMVLILSSLQNAHPDLNLDDYRRGLVAEKWDLLAGCSVDATEERLEVAEKIPPEDLRPATPEAVDRLRGYLQQMSGLPKAPAAAPMFVVHGDADDVVPVAWTSEAVQRACNMGDTVASFIAGGRGHGDFDPIVALDWIIKRFADAPADSTCNVEGGPSILKSV, from the coding sequence GTGCCCAAGAAGATGCTGGCGAGCTCGGTGCTGGCGGTCGCGTTGGTGGTCGCGGGGTGCGCGGGACCCCAGACCCCACCGCCGGGGCCCCAGGCGACCGAGATCCAGCTGCCCGCAGACTATTCCGCGGACGGGCCGGGCGCGCTGGTCAGCGCGACCCGGCTGCCGACCGTGGATCGCCGACTGCTGCGGATCACCTCGATCGCCGCGCGCATCTCCTACAACTCGACCTCCGGGGTCGACGGCAGTCCGCAGGTGGTCACCGGCAGTGTGTTCGTCCCGGACGGCACTCCGCCCGAGGGCGGCTGGCCGACCATCGTGTTCGGGCACGGCACCACCGGCGTGCTCTCCGAATGCGGCCCCTCGCTGTCGCCGACGCTGCTGGGTTCCGTCGATGCCATCCGGGCGCTGGTCACCCTCGGTTACGTGATGGTCGTTCCCGACTACCAGGGGCTGGGCAACACCAACAGCTACCACCCGTACCTGGATGCCACGACCGCCGGATACAACATGGTCGACGCGGCGAGCGCGGCCAAGCATCTGGTCCCGGACATGTCGGATCGCTGGGTGGCCTTCGGGGTGTCCCAGGGCGGGCAGGCGTCCTGGGCGGCCAACGAGGTGTTCAACACCTACGGCGCCCGCGACACCCGGCTGCTCGGATCGGTCAGCGTGTCCCCGGCCGCCGATATCACCGGCCTCGCCGACATGGCCGCCGCAGGCACGCTCTCGGCCCAGCAGCGCATCGCGATGGTGCTGATCCTGTCCTCGCTACAGAACGCGCACCCCGATCTGAATCTCGACGACTACCGGCGCGGTCTGGTCGCCGAGAAATGGGATCTGCTGGCGGGTTGCTCGGTCGACGCCACCGAGGAACGGCTGGAGGTGGCCGAGAAGATCCCGCCGGAGGATCTGCGGCCCGCGACCCCGGAGGCCGTCGACCGGTTGCGCGGATACCTGCAGCAGATGAGCGGCCTGCCCAAGGCGCCGGCCGCGGCCCCGATGTTCGTGGTGCACGGCGACGCCGACGATGTGGTGCCGGTGGCCTGGACCTCCGAGGCCGTGCAAAGAGCCTGCAATATGGGCGACACCGTGGCATCGTTCATCGCTGGTGGCCGCGGACACGGCGATTTCGATCCCATCGTCGCGTTGGACTGGATCATCAAGCGGTTCGCCGACGCACCCGCCGACAGCACATGCAACGTCGAGGGCGGTCCGTCGATACTCAAGAGTGTCTGA
- a CDS encoding lipase family protein has translation MAPSPFRGAAALCALVVLVTSCAPAEPAPPPEAAAPPAIKTFTPPFDGKPRLPPPDMTDDGPGSLISVEPMSGSELLNQDDATYMRVVYRSTSGVDGQPTEVSGAVAIPPGDPPKGGWPILAFGQGTKGVLNKCASSLYSSLPLNAWTMSVFVRAGFLVTVSDFQGAGVEGYQHPFLNAKTYGYNVIDSVRAAQRIGAPTTGRWLAYGHSAGGLAVWAAAEQAPTYGRGLDLLGTVAMAPAADMAGLADAAWNETLTPDQRVTLVFALQSLKWFHPEMNLDNYRRGVTAQNWDALLDCIPPNFDDIARVRALMTNEDLKPATYEDVVWLRDRLAEIAVPQAPNLTPMVVGYGTQDMLVNQAWFEQALDRACAMGSYIQIEKGVGKGHADLDSGFTLPWLMDRLDGADPPPNDCLSRN, from the coding sequence GTGGCGCCGAGCCCGTTCCGCGGCGCGGCTGCGCTGTGCGCCCTGGTCGTGCTGGTCACGTCCTGCGCGCCGGCGGAACCGGCACCCCCGCCGGAGGCTGCGGCCCCGCCGGCGATCAAGACCTTCACCCCGCCGTTCGACGGTAAACCCCGGCTGCCACCACCCGATATGACCGATGACGGGCCGGGCTCGCTGATCTCGGTGGAACCCATGTCGGGTAGCGAGTTGCTCAACCAGGACGACGCCACGTACATGCGGGTGGTGTACCGGTCCACCTCCGGCGTCGACGGCCAGCCCACCGAGGTATCCGGCGCGGTGGCGATCCCGCCGGGCGACCCGCCCAAGGGCGGCTGGCCCATCCTGGCGTTCGGGCAGGGCACCAAGGGTGTGCTCAACAAATGCGCCAGCAGTCTGTACAGCAGCCTGCCGCTGAACGCCTGGACCATGTCGGTCTTCGTGCGGGCCGGATTCCTGGTGACCGTCTCGGACTTCCAGGGCGCCGGCGTCGAGGGCTATCAGCACCCGTTCCTCAACGCCAAGACCTACGGGTACAACGTCATCGACTCGGTGCGCGCCGCCCAGCGCATCGGCGCTCCGACCACCGGCCGCTGGCTGGCCTACGGCCACTCCGCGGGTGGGCTTGCTGTCTGGGCGGCGGCCGAACAGGCGCCCACCTACGGCCGCGGCCTGGATCTGCTCGGCACGGTGGCGATGGCACCGGCAGCCGATATGGCCGGTCTCGCCGACGCGGCGTGGAACGAGACGCTGACCCCCGACCAGCGGGTCACCCTGGTGTTCGCGCTGCAGTCGCTGAAGTGGTTCCACCCCGAGATGAACCTCGACAATTACCGTCGCGGTGTCACCGCGCAGAACTGGGATGCCCTGCTGGACTGCATCCCGCCCAACTTCGACGATATCGCCAGGGTGCGCGCCCTGATGACCAACGAAGACCTCAAACCGGCCACCTACGAGGACGTGGTGTGGTTGCGTGACCGGCTCGCCGAGATCGCGGTGCCCCAGGCGCCCAACCTGACGCCGATGGTGGTCGGCTACGGCACCCAGGACATGCTGGTCAACCAGGCCTGGTTCGAGCAGGCCCTCGACCGCGCCTGTGCCATGGGCAGCTATATCCAGATAGAGAAGGGCGTCGGCAAAGGGCACGCCGACCTGGACAGTGGTTTCACGCTGCCCTGGTTGATGGATCGACTCGACGGGGCCGATCCGCCACCGAATGATTGCCTGAGCCGAAATTGA